The sequence below is a genomic window from Candidatus Palauibacter australiensis.
CACGCTGTCAACTCCGTGGCGCGGATCGCAATCGGTGGTGAGCCGCGACCACATTCGTGGTACGCTCGAGAACCACATCCCCGTCGCCAACCAACCGGTCGGACGCCCGGACGTGATGGGGCGTGCCGGGCTCGGAGCATTGTAGACGCGAGGTCAATGCGGCTGCCTTAGCTTGGCGATTCAACCTTGTGGCCTGCTCGATGACGTTGAACGACAGGGGGTATCCGTGAGACGTGCAATTGCTGATTTGGTTCAACTCTCCGACGAACGGTTTCTCGAAGAGATTTCCCAGGGCATTCGTCATGTTGTCGAGCATGCCGACAGCTTGGATGCGCTGGCTCACCGTCTCGTCGACATCGGTGAGCATCGCGGTGCCGCCATCGTCCGGGCTCTGGCTCAAGAGGAAGCGGCGAAGGTCCTGATTCTCGTTGACGCCGTACGCTGTCCACCCTCCGAGGCTGGAGACCGATCCAGGACTCTGAAGGGCTTCTACAACCATCTTGCAAAACACATCTACGCGGAAGCCTGCTGGTGGCGGTCGGCAGATTTTGCCGAGGTGAAGCGGGCGATCGACCGAGAGCGACGCCCTTACTACTTGGACGGGCCCAATGACGTCGACTGGATCTTCTCAAATTCCGCCACGACCAACCGGGAACGTTCCATGTATGTGGACTACGTCCAAGACATCACCGAGCAGGACGGTGAGTACGACTGGGTTTCTCCGACCGCAGAGGATGAACCGTGGCAGTACAGCGAAGCCACGCCCACGTCTCTCCTCGTAGCTCGGGCGCTTCTCGGTTTGGGAGTGACAACTCCGTCCGGCTTGTCCATCGTCGCGGACGTATGGCGCCCGTTCAGGCCGAGGCCGGACACCCGATTCCCCGAGCTATCCCGCAAAATAAGAGAGACCCTGTTTCGTGTGATGGAGAGCGGGTTGTGCTCGCAGAGCGACGCTGCTCTCCTGGCGCGGACGGTCATCGACCATTGGCCGTTCCCCCTCTGGTCGCTTGATCTGAGGTCCGCGCC
It includes:
- a CDS encoding AbiV family abortive infection protein encodes the protein MRRAIADLVQLSDERFLEEISQGIRHVVEHADSLDALAHRLVDIGEHRGAAIVRALAQEEAAKVLILVDAVRCPPSEAGDRSRTLKGFYNHLAKHIYAEACWWRSADFAEVKRAIDRERRPYYLDGPNDVDWIFSNSATTNRERSMYVDYVQDITEQDGEYDWVSPTAEDEPWQYSEATPTSLLVARALLGLGVTTPSGLSIVADVWRPFRPRPDTRFPELSRKIRETLFRVMESGLCSQSDAALLARTVIDHWPFPLWSLDLRSAPEPTPQELREERKVYIREFTEIDAQRDPPPQIQRDKVEALSRTYDAWRDEEDRLANSEREKNDRIVRPVPMNTRPGRLEPYVRLQRMLRELTLEERMDLAALAWFGRELRSGWESLHAYARSVICDETVHYECGLGAHWLSGLERWEQPPEIPENLRSSG